A window of Polaribacter litorisediminis contains these coding sequences:
- a CDS encoding acyloxyacyl hydrolase, translating into MKKKHLLIMLLFFTMHGFSQKKENPKTKFTNFLANSYYSLNFGGIFYPFSNANLMDGYQTETFSRNWFSGRLLLGHKITENWSLQFGTMRPASWFKYDNVNNIGYERSVWINAWSLSLKKDFKLYDKTSFYAEAGIANLTRFGFSIEDQVIYEDAHFASLIYGFGLQYRLNDKWRLSLSGTFLPKALKHNQPSISQATLGFEYHLQQLDDKTAEAFTNNGYFFPKNIFQVSYGTGALGFGVNQFFAMSLPVGNFESFGVPIFWVGAVRAQHAFSLTYQRLLFRSEKIFSLDWGTSITYFQSEVGQSNVFAFSIFPVVRFYLLRKKTYDFYTNYSIIGPAFITKSDIDGFKSGPKVTYHDTMGFGLFFGKERKYNFELRLMHYSNGNIFTRNDGVAIPLQFTFGKTF; encoded by the coding sequence TTGAAAAAAAAACACCTCTTAATCATGCTATTGTTTTTTACAATGCATGGTTTTTCTCAAAAAAAGGAAAACCCAAAAACTAAGTTTACCAACTTTTTAGCCAACTCGTATTATAGTTTAAATTTTGGTGGTATTTTTTATCCTTTTTCGAATGCTAATTTAATGGATGGATATCAAACAGAAACTTTTAGTAGAAACTGGTTTTCTGGAAGATTGTTGTTAGGTCATAAGATAACGGAAAATTGGTCTCTTCAATTTGGCACGATGAGACCCGCATCTTGGTTTAAGTATGATAATGTAAATAATATTGGTTACGAGAGAAGTGTTTGGATTAACGCTTGGTCTTTATCTTTAAAAAAAGATTTTAAACTCTATGATAAAACTTCTTTTTATGCGGAGGCAGGAATTGCAAATCTAACTCGATTTGGTTTTTCTATCGAGGATCAAGTAATTTATGAAGATGCGCATTTTGCGAGTTTAATTTATGGGTTTGGATTACAATATCGTTTAAATGATAAATGGCGCTTGTCTTTAAGCGGAACATTTTTACCAAAAGCTCTAAAACACAATCAGCCTTCTATTTCGCAAGCAACTTTGGGTTTTGAATATCATTTGCAACAACTTGATGATAAAACTGCTGAAGCATTCACCAACAATGGATACTTTTTTCCAAAGAATATTTTTCAGGTGAGTTATGGCACAGGAGCCCTTGGATTTGGAGTGAATCAATTTTTTGCTATGAGTCTTCCCGTTGGTAATTTTGAGAGTTTTGGAGTTCCTATTTTTTGGGTAGGAGCCGTAAGGGCACAACATGCTTTTTCTTTAACATATCAGCGATTACTTTTTAGATCAGAAAAGATTTTTTCTTTAGATTGGGGTACTAGTATTACTTATTTTCAATCAGAAGTTGGGCAATCAAATGTATTTGCATTTTCTATTTTTCCAGTAGTAAGATTCTACTTACTAAGAAAAAAAACATATGATTTTTATACAAATTATTCCATCATTGGTCCGGCATTTATCACCAAAAGTGATATTGATGGTTTTAAAAGTGGTCCTAAAGTAACCTATCATGATACCATGGGTTTTGGATTGTTTTTTGGAAAAGAAAGAAAATATAATTTCGAATTGCGTCTGATGCATTATTCAAATGGTAATATTTTTACTAGAAACGATGGTGTTGCCATTCCGCTTCAATTTACTTTTGGCAAAACGTTTTAA
- a CDS encoding sialate O-acetylesterase, which translates to MQKKILLCCTIVFTAFTHFSQNLEKETFRLFFLGGQSNMEGHGLNSELPDSLSNTNQNVWIFHGMSAPDENENGGLGKWDHLKPGNGAGFKSDGFKNKLSHKFGPELSFGKKIQELYPGEKIAIIKYARGGSSIDRRAAREYGSWEIDFNGSVGVNQFDHFLTTLKGALNSKDIDGNGIEDILVPSGIIWMQGESDATITEDIASNYYSNLKRLMDLIRGAFREDDLAVVIGKISDSGKDNDGKTWEFGELVQYAQEKYVKTDKKASIVRSTKDYNYADPWHYNSNGYIDLGIKFAEAIYNLNKKND; encoded by the coding sequence ATGCAAAAAAAAATCCTTTTATGCTGCACTATAGTTTTTACAGCGTTTACTCATTTCAGCCAAAATTTAGAGAAAGAAACGTTTAGACTTTTTTTTCTTGGAGGTCAATCCAACATGGAAGGTCATGGATTGAACTCAGAATTACCAGATTCACTTTCTAATACGAATCAAAATGTTTGGATTTTTCATGGCATGTCTGCACCAGATGAAAATGAAAATGGTGGCTTAGGCAAATGGGATCATTTAAAACCAGGAAACGGAGCTGGGTTTAAGTCAGATGGATTTAAAAACAAATTATCTCATAAATTTGGACCAGAACTATCTTTTGGCAAAAAAATACAAGAACTATACCCCGGAGAAAAAATAGCTATTATTAAATATGCCCGAGGAGGTTCTTCGATTGATCGACGAGCTGCTCGTGAATATGGTTCATGGGAAATTGATTTTAACGGATCTGTTGGGGTGAATCAATTTGATCACTTTTTAACCACTTTGAAAGGAGCACTAAATTCTAAAGACATAGATGGTAATGGGATAGAAGACATCTTAGTTCCTAGCGGAATTATTTGGATGCAAGGAGAAAGTGATGCAACAATTACAGAAGATATTGCTAGTAATTATTATTCAAATCTTAAAAGACTTATGGATTTGATACGTGGTGCCTTTCGTGAAGATGACTTAGCTGTGGTAATCGGTAAAATTTCAGATTCAGGAAAAGATAATGATGGAAAAACATGGGAGTTTGGCGAACTAGTTCAGTATGCACAAGAAAAATATGTAAAAACTGATAAGAAAGCTTCAATTGTAAGAAGCACAAAAGATTATAACTACGCTGACCCTTGGCACTACAATAGTAACGGATATATTGATTTGGGAATAAAATTCGCAGAAGCGATCTATAATCTCAATAAAAAGAATGATTAA
- a CDS encoding RICIN domain-containing protein, translating to MKYILFPVNYKAPTTALLIVYMLLFSSNIMAQCWSFSIDSPQTISQSTFPNDVRGYFPDGNINVLEIGSSYYTFWAMYKNYRSISNSPLLQNHVGQLNPSTSVFGGREPDNGSSNGFSDGGMWFIGIRELDDGRLVGFFHAESHWYPRTTQGWQAYKSIGVAYSDDKGLTWGTPELILKQSTNKPAAPEWSGLGDGCVIYNHLNNKYYCYYTPVSGSVNLSMAVSSDPEAKPDSWTKWYNGSFSQPGIGGLDSPIAGLSSRPGANPSVHWNTYLNKFIMVWHGWNEKLYISASDDGEVWESPQILLDEGAKTWYPVIVGTDSTKGGQTITLYYGNNFQLDGRRTLSYRTITFNNGKDIVETSSQLLQNGRYSIRNVSNNKNLAATGASSFDGVLVFPDTYTDQRWDITHLGNNEYRLTHACCGGVLDVENSLCANNSQVLSATSNSASTSQIWKIDILTDGNFVLRPKNCLTQALGRQNSSSDNIVTLDYDACNELQNWSFVVESLSNDDFKKENLVSIQSNPVKNKLTIKGITNSNNILIDIVDIQGSIVVSKAYTVENDLVNVHVKNLTSGLYFIKIKYQNSVKTLKFLKE from the coding sequence ATGAAATACATTCTATTTCCTGTAAATTACAAGGCGCCTACAACTGCATTATTAATAGTTTATATGTTGTTGTTTTCAAGTAACATAATGGCACAATGTTGGTCTTTTTCTATAGATAGCCCGCAAACAATTAGTCAATCAACGTTTCCAAATGATGTTCGCGGTTATTTTCCTGACGGAAATATCAACGTTTTAGAAATTGGTTCGAGCTATTATACATTTTGGGCCATGTACAAAAACTACAGAAGCATCTCTAATTCTCCTTTACTACAAAATCATGTAGGGCAATTAAACCCTTCAACATCAGTTTTTGGTGGGCGCGAACCTGACAATGGTTCATCCAATGGTTTTAGTGATGGGGGCATGTGGTTCATAGGTATTAGAGAATTAGACGATGGTAGGTTAGTTGGATTTTTTCATGCAGAATCACACTGGTATCCACGCACTACTCAAGGGTGGCAAGCATACAAATCAATCGGTGTTGCGTACTCTGATGATAAAGGTTTGACCTGGGGAACTCCAGAATTAATTTTAAAACAATCCACAAACAAACCTGCTGCACCTGAATGGTCTGGATTAGGGGATGGTTGTGTTATTTATAATCATTTAAATAATAAATACTACTGTTATTATACACCCGTTTCTGGAAGTGTAAATCTCAGTATGGCTGTTTCTTCAGACCCTGAGGCCAAACCAGACTCTTGGACCAAATGGTATAATGGTTCTTTTTCTCAGCCAGGTATTGGTGGTTTAGATTCTCCAATAGCAGGTTTATCGAGCAGACCAGGAGCTAATCCGTCGGTTCATTGGAACACCTATTTAAATAAATTCATCATGGTATGGCATGGATGGAATGAAAAACTATATATTTCTGCTAGCGATGATGGAGAAGTTTGGGAATCTCCTCAGATATTGCTTGATGAAGGTGCTAAAACTTGGTATCCTGTTATCGTGGGTACAGATAGCACAAAAGGAGGGCAAACGATAACTTTGTATTATGGGAACAATTTTCAATTAGATGGCAGACGTACGTTATCATACAGAACTATTACTTTTAACAACGGTAAAGACATCGTAGAGACTTCAAGTCAGCTTCTTCAAAACGGAAGATATTCCATTAGAAATGTATCAAATAACAAGAATTTAGCTGCTACAGGAGCTAGTTCTTTTGATGGTGTTCTAGTATTTCCGGATACGTATACTGATCAACGATGGGATATAACCCACTTAGGGAATAATGAATATCGTTTGACGCATGCTTGTTGTGGTGGAGTTTTAGATGTTGAAAACTCGCTATGTGCTAATAATAGTCAAGTATTAAGTGCAACATCTAATAGTGCTAGTACAAGTCAAATATGGAAAATAGACATATTAACGGATGGTAATTTTGTTCTAAGACCAAAAAACTGTTTAACACAAGCTCTAGGCAGGCAAAACTCGTCCTCTGATAATATAGTAACTCTAGATTACGATGCATGTAATGAATTACAAAATTGGTCTTTTGTAGTTGAGAGTTTATCCAATGATGACTTTAAAAAAGAAAATTTAGTATCAATTCAATCAAATCCTGTAAAAAACAAACTAACAATTAAAGGTATTACGAATAGCAATAATATATTAATTGATATCGTCGATATACAAGGATCTATAGTGGTTTCTAAAGCTTATACTGTAGAAAATGATCTTGTAAATGTTCATGTTAAAAATCTAACCTCAGGCTTGTACTTTATAAAAATAAAGTATCAAAATAGTGTTAAAACACTCAAATTTCTAAAAGAATAA
- a CDS encoding alpha-1,3-galactosidase-related protein, which translates to MSKYITLIALFLVVSSSCSLQKNNTKHVVFEPTNNNDDYTSKVFDALQNDKELDCNIEFKTGVYHFYPENAYEKYVKISNNDNGLRKFIFALEGRKNITINGNGSTFVFHGSVIPFLIEDSKNIHIQNLNIEYDFPFDFEGVVVANNEKEKTFDLKVHQDNTYKIKDDILYFSGYDWEIGLGENIVYNATTKSPEYFTAHYEHNFHKNFLKAQALEDRIVRFSNTNAAKVPPVGSIYSDKGPHSENRNIVGFRVYKSKNLKLDNINVYHSGAMALIAEKTETISLNEFNVILKEGSSRVISATADATHFINCKGKITLNNCRFENMLDDATNVHGTYMTNTEVIDSVTVAVKFGHFQQQGFNFAQKSDTLRFIDRNNLLPVGIGVVKNIQMINENYYTITLEEQIPEFSEKKIAIENITWMPSLEVTNCTVKQNRARSLLISTSRSVLIENNYFASMMAGIRICGDANFWFESGPVSNVVVKGNTFENLGIGGHAPQAILQIDPIIGKKYRGDGYYHKNILFENNTIKTFDPLIIYALSVDGLTIRNNTIIQTKNYPKIFSELSQFDIQNSTNIKIEGNTYKGDNKASISILNCKILKIESNQNGFEKNVIKNPNKYFYQN; encoded by the coding sequence ATGAGCAAATATATAACCCTAATAGCACTATTTTTAGTTGTATCAAGCAGTTGCTCGCTACAAAAAAATAACACAAAACATGTTGTTTTTGAGCCAACAAATAATAATGATGATTATACCTCAAAAGTATTTGATGCGCTTCAAAATGATAAAGAATTAGATTGTAATATCGAGTTCAAGACTGGCGTCTACCATTTTTATCCAGAGAATGCCTATGAAAAATATGTGAAAATTTCTAATAATGATAATGGACTGCGTAAATTTATTTTTGCTCTAGAAGGAAGAAAAAATATAACCATAAATGGTAATGGATCTACTTTTGTATTTCACGGTAGTGTAATTCCTTTTTTAATTGAAGATTCTAAAAATATTCATATTCAAAATTTAAATATTGAATATGATTTTCCTTTTGATTTCGAAGGAGTTGTTGTTGCTAACAATGAAAAAGAAAAAACATTTGATTTAAAAGTTCATCAAGACAATACATACAAGATAAAAGATGACATCCTTTATTTTAGTGGATATGACTGGGAAATAGGTTTAGGTGAAAACATTGTTTACAATGCAACAACAAAATCTCCAGAATATTTTACGGCACACTACGAACATAATTTCCATAAAAATTTCTTAAAAGCTCAGGCTTTAGAAGATCGAATTGTGAGATTTTCAAACACTAACGCCGCAAAAGTACCTCCTGTAGGCAGCATATATTCTGATAAAGGACCTCATAGTGAAAACAGAAATATTGTTGGCTTTCGAGTTTATAAGTCTAAAAATTTAAAACTCGATAACATCAATGTGTACCATTCTGGTGCAATGGCACTAATTGCTGAAAAAACCGAAACAATCTCATTAAATGAATTTAATGTTATTTTAAAAGAAGGATCTTCAAGAGTAATTTCTGCAACAGCAGATGCCACACATTTTATAAACTGTAAAGGCAAGATAACTCTTAACAATTGCAGATTTGAAAATATGCTTGATGATGCAACGAATGTTCACGGAACGTACATGACCAATACAGAAGTTATAGACTCTGTAACTGTCGCTGTCAAATTTGGTCACTTTCAGCAACAAGGATTTAACTTTGCTCAAAAAAGTGATACCTTAAGATTTATAGATAGAAACAATTTACTTCCGGTAGGTATAGGAGTGGTTAAAAACATTCAGATGATTAATGAAAACTACTACACGATTACTCTTGAAGAACAAATTCCTGAGTTTTCTGAGAAAAAAATTGCGATCGAAAATATCACTTGGATGCCTTCCTTAGAAGTCACAAATTGCACGGTAAAACAAAATAGAGCGCGAAGTTTGTTAATTTCAACATCAAGGTCAGTACTGATTGAAAACAACTACTTTGCTTCAATGATGGCAGGTATTAGAATATGTGGTGATGCAAATTTCTGGTTCGAATCTGGGCCAGTATCAAACGTAGTGGTTAAAGGAAATACTTTTGAAAATTTAGGGATTGGCGGTCATGCGCCGCAAGCAATATTGCAAATAGATCCAATTATTGGAAAAAAATATAGAGGAGATGGGTATTACCATAAAAACATCCTTTTTGAAAACAATACTATTAAAACATTTGACCCACTAATTATTTATGCGCTTAGTGTTGATGGATTAACGATAAGAAATAACACAATTATCCAAACAAAAAATTACCCGAAAATTTTTAGTGAATTATCTCAGTTTGATATTCAAAATTCTACTAATATTAAAATAGAAGGAAACACCTATAAAGGTGATAATAAAGCTTCTATTAGCATATTGAATTGTAAAATATTGAAAATTGAATCGAACCAAAATGGTTTCGAAAAAAATGTAATCAAAAACCCCAACAAATATTTTTATCAAAATTAA
- a CDS encoding right-handed parallel beta-helix repeat-containing protein, giving the protein MANIKNNLIQLFLLMITGSIFTQEFKLSNYLKETEKDATLSVITMLQDASKYKNSLIIIEKGTYHFYPEKAYEQYSFITNHDNSLRRIAFPINDFNGLTINAKGAKFIFHGVMMPFNIENSKNIDISGLTIDWHLPLHGEGLIEANDTINNTFDIRLAENMPYTIRNEQLFFIKEGFEHDLAHAILFDPKRKAVAYKTSKYTPLKITNPIKIRNKDKFDFNNYIDFRIPEYEKQNQEYAIKAKEIAPGLIRIYSNNKKLLPPVGMVLVCKGRFGKDRIANAFYIHKSSNIKLRNLTINYAGGMGILGERSKDITLESVNILTNPENNLMVSTTADATHFSSCKGKIVINNCDFKHQLDDAINVHGAYVLVEDVLAPNKIGVRIGHFQQAGFQFAETGDTVGFINQHKSADVAFKAIVKSYYKLNKDYYIITFHKKIGHKLNKAYIIENLDWYPEVTITNNIFADNRARGILLKSPKKTIVKNNYFSNMMQAILISGGINTWWYESGGAQDITIENNNFGDCNYDGGKRPVISISGKLNNKGRMLGKIIIENNTFNNFNPAILEATGVKQLEFSKNTIHNSKTFKPTYPSAYVIKIKQVETLKIEQVEIDTDFINRIKIEEVKKNLSDIR; this is encoded by the coding sequence ATGGCAAATATTAAAAATAACTTAATCCAACTGTTCTTGTTAATGATAACTGGGTCAATATTTACTCAGGAGTTTAAACTAAGTAATTATCTAAAAGAAACAGAAAAAGATGCAACGCTTTCAGTAATTACCATGTTACAGGATGCCTCAAAATATAAAAACAGTTTAATAATCATTGAAAAAGGTACCTATCATTTTTATCCCGAAAAAGCGTATGAACAATATAGTTTTATTACAAATCATGACAATTCTTTAAGAAGAATCGCATTTCCTATAAATGACTTTAACGGATTAACAATTAATGCCAAAGGAGCCAAGTTTATCTTTCATGGTGTAATGATGCCTTTTAATATAGAAAACTCAAAAAATATCGATATTTCTGGCCTCACCATTGATTGGCACCTCCCTCTGCATGGCGAAGGTCTTATTGAAGCGAATGACACCATCAACAACACCTTTGATATTAGACTTGCTGAAAACATGCCATACACAATCCGTAATGAACAACTTTTCTTTATTAAAGAAGGTTTTGAACATGATTTGGCTCATGCCATCTTGTTCGATCCAAAACGTAAAGCAGTAGCATACAAAACCTCTAAATACACACCTTTAAAAATAACAAATCCTATTAAAATCCGAAACAAAGATAAGTTTGATTTTAACAATTATATAGATTTTAGAATTCCAGAATATGAGAAACAAAACCAAGAATATGCAATAAAAGCTAAAGAAATAGCACCTGGCTTAATTAGAATCTACAGCAATAATAAAAAGTTATTACCTCCGGTAGGCATGGTTTTAGTTTGTAAAGGAAGGTTTGGAAAAGATAGGATTGCTAATGCTTTCTATATTCATAAAAGCAGTAATATTAAACTTCGAAACCTTACTATTAATTATGCAGGAGGAATGGGCATTCTTGGTGAACGTAGTAAAGATATTACATTAGAAAGCGTTAACATATTAACAAATCCCGAAAATAATCTTATGGTATCAACGACCGCAGATGCAACACATTTTTCTAGTTGTAAAGGTAAAATTGTAATCAACAATTGCGATTTTAAACATCAGCTCGATGATGCAATAAATGTCCATGGCGCCTATGTTCTAGTTGAAGACGTGCTTGCTCCCAATAAAATAGGTGTAAGAATAGGACACTTTCAGCAAGCTGGATTTCAATTTGCCGAAACTGGAGATACCGTTGGGTTTATCAATCAACATAAATCTGCTGATGTAGCGTTTAAAGCCATTGTAAAATCGTATTATAAATTAAATAAGGATTACTATATCATTACCTTTCATAAAAAAATAGGACATAAACTCAATAAAGCATATATAATTGAGAACTTAGACTGGTATCCAGAAGTAACAATAACCAACAATATTTTTGCAGATAACCGAGCAAGAGGTATTTTATTAAAATCACCCAAAAAAACCATTGTAAAAAACAACTATTTTAGTAATATGATGCAGGCTATACTTATAAGCGGTGGTATAAACACCTGGTGGTATGAATCTGGTGGTGCCCAAGATATAACTATTGAAAATAATAATTTTGGAGATTGTAATTACGATGGAGGAAAAAGGCCTGTGATAAGTATTAGTGGCAAACTGAATAATAAAGGTAGAATGCTGGGTAAAATCATTATTGAAAATAATACATTCAATAATTTCAATCCTGCTATATTAGAAGCAACTGGAGTAAAACAATTGGAATTCAGTAAGAACACTATCCATAATTCAAAAACTTTTAAACCTACCTATCCTAGTGCATACGTTATAAAAATAAAACAGGTTGAAACCTTGAAAATAGAACAAGTAGAGATTGATACTGATTTTATCAATAGGATAAAAATTGAAGAAGTGAAAAAGAATTTATCTGATATTCGGTAA
- a CDS encoding RagB/SusD family nutrient uptake outer membrane protein, with product MKNLLLIIFSIILLSSCEDQLDIPPKSNLELANFFATPEDFDLALVGAYDPIAVHQGDRGFGTYFKGLLMMGRAGTDEMYVNQGFWDATGKEIGNYTFTSFSRIPNAVWEQQYVGINRCNVVIGKIKNTNVTMPEATKQRILGEASFLRAFYYFQLARFYGGVPIITDETNLNEFRNIRSTLAETYERIVSDLKVAEENIPVINEPGRASKYAAKSYLAKVYLQMSGEPLNDTAAAQNAAAYAKDVIDNGPYALEQIYSDVFELENEHGPEYIFSAEYIATANEGGEVATWSGPPGFYQHTIAYSIVRAMPELYNSYAVGDVRRDRNVVDYMIIDAEGNTEPTNDGFYYAYKWRHDPNPETRGYATEWQSPFNFPLTRFADVLLIYAEAQTRADGSPNADAYTAINRVRTRAGLPNISGLSGADFLEEVLDERKRELCFEGHRWADLVRYGKLVEVVKASTEGNPFAAANIRDHHVLFPVPDREIQVSGGDLVQNPGY from the coding sequence ATGAAAAATTTATTATTAATTATATTTTCAATTATTTTGCTTTCTTCTTGTGAGGATCAATTAGACATTCCACCTAAAAGCAATCTAGAATTAGCTAATTTCTTTGCTACCCCAGAAGATTTTGATTTAGCTCTTGTTGGGGCTTATGATCCAATTGCCGTTCATCAAGGTGATAGAGGTTTTGGTACTTATTTTAAAGGCCTATTGATGATGGGACGTGCAGGAACTGATGAAATGTATGTGAATCAAGGGTTTTGGGATGCAACTGGTAAAGAGATAGGTAATTACACCTTTACTTCCTTTTCTAGAATACCAAATGCTGTTTGGGAACAGCAATATGTTGGTATAAATAGATGTAATGTTGTTATTGGAAAAATTAAAAACACGAATGTAACAATGCCAGAGGCTACAAAACAAAGAATTCTGGGAGAGGCAAGTTTTTTAAGAGCATTTTATTATTTCCAACTCGCACGTTTTTACGGAGGCGTACCGATTATAACCGATGAAACAAATTTGAATGAATTTAGAAATATCAGAAGTACATTGGCAGAAACATATGAAAGGATTGTAAGTGATTTAAAAGTTGCTGAAGAGAACATACCAGTTATTAATGAGCCAGGAAGAGCATCTAAATATGCCGCTAAATCATATTTAGCAAAGGTGTATTTGCAAATGTCAGGTGAGCCCCTAAATGATACAGCTGCAGCTCAGAATGCGGCAGCCTACGCAAAAGATGTTATTGATAATGGACCTTATGCTCTTGAACAAATCTATAGTGATGTATTTGAATTAGAGAATGAACATGGTCCAGAATATATTTTTAGTGCAGAATACATAGCAACCGCTAACGAAGGCGGAGAGGTAGCAACCTGGTCTGGACCTCCTGGATTTTATCAACACACAATTGCATATAGTATAGTTCGTGCTATGCCAGAATTATATAATTCATATGCTGTTGGAGATGTTAGAAGAGATCGTAACGTGGTAGACTATATGATAATAGATGCAGAAGGAAATACGGAACCAACAAATGATGGTTTTTATTACGCGTACAAATGGAGACATGATCCAAATCCTGAAACAAGAGGATATGCAACAGAATGGCAATCTCCTTTTAATTTTCCTTTAACTCGTTTTGCTGATGTTTTATTAATATATGCAGAAGCTCAAACCCGTGCAGATGGAAGCCCTAACGCAGATGCTTATACTGCAATTAATAGAGTTCGCACAAGAGCTGGTTTGCCAAATATAAGTGGACTTTCTGGAGCTGATTTCTTAGAAGAGGTTTTGGATGAAAGAAAAAGAGAGCTTTGTTTTGAGGGGCATCGTTGGGCAGATTTAGTTCGATATGGTAAATTAGTTGAGGTTGTGAAAGCATCAACTGAAGGTAATCCTTTTGCGGCAGCAAATATTAGAGATCATCACGTATTGTTTCCTGTGCCAGATAGAGAGATACAAGTTAGTGGTGGCGATTTAGTTCAAAATCCTGGTTACTAA
- a CDS encoding sodium/sugar symporter, whose product MTSSFEFLDYAIFIAYAILILGVGLWVSRDKKGHQKNAEDYFLASKSLPWWAIGASLIAANISAEQFIGMSGSGFASGLAIASYEWMAAITLIIVGKYFLPIFIEKGLYTIPEFVEKRYSTNLKTILAVFWIALYVFVNLTTVLYLGSLALETIMGIPMMYGVAGLALFAAAYSLYGGLSAVAWTDVIQVVFLVIGGLVTTYLALNTVSDGQGMFAGLTTIYEAVPERFAMILDESNPEYKNLPGIAVLVGGMWVANLYYWGFNQYIIQRTLAAKSLKEAQKGILFAAGLKLVIPLIVVIPGIAAYVMVNDPVIMARLGAAGLENLPTAEQADKAYPWLLQFLPTGLKGVAFAALAAAIVSSLASMLNSTSTIFTMDIYKQYINKTASDKATVNMGRISAGVALLIACIMAPLLGNLDQAFQFIQEYTGVVSPGILAVFMLGLFWKKTTNKGAIIGALVSIPIAMYFKVAPKGWSTSSLFVDVPFMDQMGYTVILTMIVIGLVSYVQHKGADDEKGIDISKEMFKTSPLFNIGAFAIMLILVVLYSVFWN is encoded by the coding sequence ATGACATCAAGTTTTGAATTTTTAGATTACGCCATTTTTATAGCGTATGCTATTTTAATTTTAGGAGTCGGTTTATGGGTTTCTAGGGATAAAAAAGGACATCAAAAAAATGCCGAAGATTATTTTTTGGCCAGTAAATCCTTGCCTTGGTGGGCCATCGGAGCCTCCTTAATTGCTGCGAATATTTCTGCTGAGCAATTTATTGGAATGTCTGGTTCTGGATTTGCCTCCGGATTAGCCATTGCTTCGTATGAGTGGATGGCAGCCATCACCTTAATTATCGTAGGAAAATATTTCTTGCCCATTTTTATTGAAAAAGGCTTGTACACCATTCCTGAGTTTGTTGAAAAACGATACTCTACCAACTTAAAAACCATTTTAGCTGTTTTTTGGATTGCTTTATATGTTTTTGTAAACTTAACCACTGTTCTGTATTTAGGTTCTCTTGCCTTAGAAACTATTATGGGAATTCCGATGATGTATGGAGTTGCTGGTCTAGCATTGTTTGCAGCGGCGTATTCCTTATATGGAGGATTATCAGCAGTAGCTTGGACGGATGTAATTCAAGTAGTTTTTCTAGTCATTGGTGGTTTGGTAACGACGTACTTAGCATTGAATACAGTTTCTGACGGACAAGGTATGTTTGCAGGATTGACAACCATTTACGAGGCAGTTCCTGAGCGATTTGCGATGATTTTAGATGAATCGAATCCTGAGTATAAAAACTTACCAGGTATTGCAGTTCTTGTTGGAGGAATGTGGGTTGCGAATTTATATTACTGGGGTTTTAATCAATATATCATCCAAAGAACTTTGGCGGCGAAATCGTTAAAAGAAGCACAAAAAGGGATTTTATTTGCAGCCGGTTTAAAATTAGTAATTCCGTTAATTGTTGTAATTCCTGGTATTGCAGCCTATGTAATGGTCAACGATCCTGTAATTATGGCGAGATTAGGAGCAGCCGGATTAGAAAATTTACCAACTGCCGAACAAGCAGACAAAGCCTATCCTTGGTTATTACAGTTTTTACCAACAGGATTAAAAGGAGTGGCGTTTGCAGCTTTAGCAGCAGCTATTGTATCCTCATTAGCTTCGATGTTAAATTCAACGTCTACCATTTTTACAATGGATATCTACAAACAATACATCAATAAAACTGCAAGTGATAAAGCCACTGTAAATATGGGTAGAATTTCTGCTGGTGTTGCTTTGTTAATCGCTTGTATTATGGCACCATTATTAGGCAATTTAGATCAAGCATTTCAATTTATTCAAGAATATACAGGAGTTGTAAGTCCAGGAATTTTAGCGGTGTTTATGTTAGGATTGTTCTGGAAGAAAACCACGAACAAAGGTGCTATTATTGGTGCTTTGGTATCCATTCCAATTGCCATGTATTTTAAAGTAGCGCCAAAAGGATGGTCTACAAGTTCGCTATTTGTGGATGTGCCGTTTATGGATCAAATGGGATACACTGTAATTTTGACCATGATTGTAATTGGATTGGTAAGTTACGTTCAGCACAAAGGTGCAGATGACGAAAAAGGGATTGATATTTCAAAAGAAATGTTTAAAACAAGTCCGTTATTCAATATTGGTGCATTTGCAATTATGCTGATTTTGGTAGTACTGTATAGTGTTTTTTGGAATTAA